One Polypterus senegalus isolate Bchr_013 chromosome 10, ASM1683550v1, whole genome shotgun sequence DNA segment encodes these proteins:
- the LOC120538192 gene encoding N-acyl-aromatic-L-amino acid amidohydrolase (carboxylate-forming)-like isoform X2, producing MGDKLTKLQEEHMASFAPLSRVVVTGGTHGDELAGVYLVQKGLVKQPEFLHRETFTAQAIVANPEASRKSCRFVDTDLNRCFTFESLSSSTANSSSYEIRRAKELNHLLGPKGSNEAVDFICDLHTTTANMGTCIIVDSEKDYLSCQAAHYLKEVSTHPCRILLMKSGTPTFSMMSLAKHYLRQEFPAFNMDCFQIERKFDYPRDEEGQLTACIHPKLQDSDFKPLFQGDPIFQSFVSEDSICYEAQDPICPIFINEASYYSKGIAFWGTKIQTFEIASIKVSI from the exons ATGGGTGACAAACTAACCAAACTGCAGGAAGAGCACATGGCTTCTTTTGCACCCCTGTCTCGTGTCGTAGTAACGGGAGGCACACACGGAGATGAGCTGGCAGGGGTTTACTTGGTCCAGAAGGGACTTGTAAAGCAGCCGGAATTCCTGCACAGAGAAACTTTTACTGCACAGGCGATCGTAGCCAACCCAGAGGCTTCAAGGAAGTCCTGCCGCTTTGTGGACACAGACCTGAATCGATGCTTCACTTTTGAGAGTCTGAG TTCTTCAACTGCGAACAGTTCCTCATATGAAATCCGTCGAGCTAAAGAACTGAATCATCTTCTCGGACCAAAAGGTAGCAATGAAGCTGTGGACTTCATTTGTGATCTTCATACCACAACCGCCAACATGGGGACCTGCATCATTGTTGACTCGGAAAAGGATTACCTTTCATGTCAAGCTGCTCATTACCTGAAG GAGGTGTCCACGCATCCTTGTCGAATCCTGTTAATGAAGAGTGGCACACCCACTTTCTCCATGATGTCCCTTGCCAAACATTACCTAA GACAAGAATTCCCAGCTTTCAATATGGATTGCTTTCAGATAGAGAGAAAGTTTGACTACCCACGGGATGAAGAAGGACAACTTACAGCTTGCATTCATCCAAAGCTACAA GACTCTGATTTCAAACCCCTTTTCCAGGGTgatcccattttccagtcctttgttTCAGAAGATAGTATATGTTATGAGGCGCAGGATCCAATTTGTCCCATCTTCATCAACGAAGCTTCTTACTATTCAAAAGGAATTGCATTCTGGGGAACCAAAATTCAGACCTTTGAGATCGCATCTATTAAAGTGTCCATCTAA
- the LOC120538192 gene encoding N-acyl-aromatic-L-amino acid amidohydrolase (carboxylate-forming)-like isoform X1, translating to MGDKLTKLQEEHMASFAPLSRVVVTGGTHGDELAGVYLVQKGLVKQPEFLHRETFTAQAIVANPEASRKSCRFVDTDLNRCFTFESLSSSTANSSSYEIRRAKELNHLLGPKGSNEAVDFICDLHTTTANMGTCIIVDSEKDYLSCQAAHYLKEVSTHPCRILLMKSGTPTFSMMSLAKHYLTLEIGPAPHGVIRADIYNTMKMLVGHLLDFIDQFNKGQEFPAFNMDCFQIERKFDYPRDEEGQLTACIHPKLQDSDFKPLFQGDPIFQSFVSEDSICYEAQDPICPIFINEASYYSKGIAFWGTKIQTFEIASIKVSI from the exons ATGGGTGACAAACTAACCAAACTGCAGGAAGAGCACATGGCTTCTTTTGCACCCCTGTCTCGTGTCGTAGTAACGGGAGGCACACACGGAGATGAGCTGGCAGGGGTTTACTTGGTCCAGAAGGGACTTGTAAAGCAGCCGGAATTCCTGCACAGAGAAACTTTTACTGCACAGGCGATCGTAGCCAACCCAGAGGCTTCAAGGAAGTCCTGCCGCTTTGTGGACACAGACCTGAATCGATGCTTCACTTTTGAGAGTCTGAG TTCTTCAACTGCGAACAGTTCCTCATATGAAATCCGTCGAGCTAAAGAACTGAATCATCTTCTCGGACCAAAAGGTAGCAATGAAGCTGTGGACTTCATTTGTGATCTTCATACCACAACCGCCAACATGGGGACCTGCATCATTGTTGACTCGGAAAAGGATTACCTTTCATGTCAAGCTGCTCATTACCTGAAG GAGGTGTCCACGCATCCTTGTCGAATCCTGTTAATGAAGAGTGGCACACCCACTTTCTCCATGATGTCCCTTGCCAAACATTACCTAA CTTTGGAAATTGGACCAGCACCCCACGGTGTGATCCGAGCTGACATTTATAACACCATGAAGATGTTGGTGGGCCACCTTCTAGATTTCATTGACCAGTTTAATAAAG GACAAGAATTCCCAGCTTTCAATATGGATTGCTTTCAGATAGAGAGAAAGTTTGACTACCCACGGGATGAAGAAGGACAACTTACAGCTTGCATTCATCCAAAGCTACAA GACTCTGATTTCAAACCCCTTTTCCAGGGTgatcccattttccagtcctttgttTCAGAAGATAGTATATGTTATGAGGCGCAGGATCCAATTTGTCCCATCTTCATCAACGAAGCTTCTTACTATTCAAAAGGAATTGCATTCTGGGGAACCAAAATTCAGACCTTTGAGATCGCATCTATTAAAGTGTCCATCTAA